The Tamandua tetradactyla isolate mTamTet1 chromosome 13, mTamTet1.pri, whole genome shotgun sequence genome segment TGGCAACTGGGGTGGCATCTTGAAGCTATGGCCACTGGGGCTGAGCAGTGCTGATTGTGAGGTGCACCAAGGCAGACAGTGGGTAATCAATACCCCCCTCTGCACACTGCCCCAGAGGCAAGAGGCCTGAACTGTGATCTGCCAAACGCACATGACCCTCCCCCCTCACTAATCCTGAGATCCCAGCGGGGTAGGTCATTTTAGCTCCAGAATGTGGGACTTGGGGGATTCCAGAAGACTCTAAAGAAGAAGGGGGTTCCCCAGGAGCTCACCAGTACCCACCCACCACTTTCAGAGCCAAAGGAGTAAACAATGGATTCTAATGGCTCAGCTGACTTCAGGGGTCTGGTTGCTTGGATACACAGACCAGCCTCATCAGCCACAGAAAAAGGGCAAGTTCTGAAATAGAGAAGAGCTTGGACAGATGATGTCGGTAAACTCTGCCATCTCTGTATTTATCCAGAGTGTAGTGGAGGGAAAGACGAGGCACCAAACCAGAACAGAAGAACCTATCCGAGAGAACACCTATTTTCAGGAGAGAGGACTTACCAGAGCATTACAGTGTGCCTCCAGTTCTACCCCAGACATACAGGGCCCATCCCAAGCCCATTGGCCCCAGGaagtcttttttaaaatgcagatgacTGCTCACCTAATAACAGTGTAATTTACTAACTTGTCCCTCTGGTCCCTCAGCTGGCCCACTGGGAGAGATTATTGTCCCTTTTACCTATGAAGCCAAAAGAGGTGATGTGGGACAAGAGGTGATGTGGTACACAGGCACATGGCTGGGACTGGCAGAACTGGGATCAGTCCTGCCAGTTCAACCCAGGATTTCTGCTTCAAGCAGCCTCACAGATGTTAAAGTAACATGATCACATTCTCTCACCAGGCCTAgttgcttcattttgttttgtatctTATCTGTTTCTGTCTTGGGTGGTTCTGTTGCAGGACTCTAAATTCTAGGATCCCTTGGGCTCCTGGACTAGATCGTCCTAGAGGACAGAGCTAACCTTTGCTCCCTGGTATTCTCAGAAGGTTCACCTCATTGTGAGGTTGTGCCAGTATGGGCTGCCTTGGGTCCACTTTGCATAATAGGTAAATAGGACAGGGGTAGGGTTTGTAGATCGCCCTTGGCCTTCCGGAGTTGCCAGAGCAGAGGACGGAAAGCCTAGTGCTGATTCCTTCACCAGGCTCCCAGGGAtgctgattcagtaggtctgggacaGGACCTAGAATCTGTATTTGTCACAGGTGGTACACAGACCACATTTTGGGAACAGTGTCACTGAGTGGGTTGGGGGACAATGGACAAGTTATTTCCCTACTTGCCctttctaggcctcagtttcctttcaaTATACCTTAAGGTGAGTAAGGGCAGGAAAAAGAAGATTGGAGAGTTGGGGGTAGTTTTCCTGAAAGGCTGTGTTGCAATACATTTAAATCTGGACCTGATTTCACTTTTATTCCTCATTAATGTAATAGACCTTAGTTTGGGAGGAGGAAGGGGTCCTCTGAAAGACTTctggggggtgggaaggggtgTTTCTCAGCCAAATGGCTTTGTGGTGATTTGTATTACCCTTAgggattttctttctctgagggATGTGTAAAACCCAAGACTTAAGAACCTATAAGTGAATGAGCTAGGACTCCACCTCCTGAACAGGGCTAGTCTGCTGCCCTTTGACAGTGTCATCCAGCATCCAAGCACCAGTGGAGGCTGGCCAGATTCCCCCCAAAGCTCTGAGCAACTGTTTTTGGATCTGTAAAAGGAAATGCCCTTGGACCTGTATATTTTTCCTCTTAGGCCGGCAAAGCACACAGGCTAAGTGCTGAGGAGAGAGACCAACTGCTGCCAAACCTGAGGGCTGTGGGATGGAATGAGCTGGAAGGCCGCGATGCCATCTTCAAGCAGTTCAATTTCAAAGACTTCAATAGGGTATGGGGCCAGGGTGGGACATTTTTCTAACAAAGTCAGAACTTGTTCTTTACCTTAGATGCTCAGATACTACACTAATCTAGGGACTATGCCAATGGGAAAATTAACTTCCCTAAATTACTTTAGAAAGTGTTATCCTTGGGGGTTAGGCAGTGGGGAGATGGGTCTTGGGCTTTCCCCATCTAGAACTTTTAGGGGATCCTAAGAAGACATAGTTCTGAAAACAGAATATGACTGTTAGACCAAAAGACTTGCCAACACGAAACCTCTTCTGGTGTTTCCACCTCAGTAGTGATCCAAGTAACAAGACTTCCTTCCTATAGCAGAACAGCCTTACACTAGAGCCTCAGAACCAGGGATAAGATGCCAAGTAGGCAGTGATTCAGAGTGGCGGGGTCTCCCTCTTAGTGAGCTAGTCCATCCTCCTGTATCTAGGCCTGAAACTAGCCACCAGCGGGACCCAGGACTCCCTTCTCTCAGAACACTAACCTGGGACTCTTGACTGCGATAGGCATTTGGATTCATGACCAGAGTGGCCCTGCAGGCCGAGAAACTCGACCACCATCCTGAATGGTTTAACGTGTACAACAAGGTGAGTGATAGTGTGCACCTCTGTTCTGCTCAGCCCTTGCCCACGTTTACAGAACTCCAACTCACTGCAAAGACCCTTGCCTTGGACTTGACATGGGCCTGTCTCACTCATAGGTTGACTGTCCTCTCACCCTGTCCTGTTATCTAATTTCTGACCTCATTAAGATTGTCCATTCAACTCAACATAAATACCCCTGGAAAACATTGTCTCACTATAAATTAAAGCATGCAAATTAAACCACTTGTGAGATATTGTGGTTAAAGCAGACAGCGAGAAGACAAAGCCCAAGGAAGGGCAGGCCATGGGAAACAGGCATACTTCTTCACTGTTAATAGCTCTAAAGGGCGTAAATCTTTCTGGAAGTATAGAAGAATGCAAAAGGAGATATGAAATAAGAAAACCCATGCACAGCAAACAGATTGGACTGTACTTAATGTATTGAGACCATCATTCAGCACCTGCCTTATGCCAAGAGCTATGCTGGActttttataaaaacataaagGCTGGAAGAGGGTATCTATAATTGATAGTGTTTAGGAGTTAAGAGTTCATTtttggtcctttcttagcttttaGTTTGCTCTTGATGTTTAGCTGTTTAATTTTTGTCCTATATCTGAAGTcaccatttttgaaaaacagccaGGGGGAGATGTGATAGAAGACAGCTTTGCACTGTTATAGACATGAGAGCAGTTGTCAGGAAGACAACCTCTCAAGGAGAGATTTTAGTGATGAGCTACTATTCTGGAGCTCTCTGTGTGGTGGGACCCAATAGCTAAAGGCTCTCTCCTGCTCTTCAGTAAGTTAGCTCAGTGGAATGAGCTTGTCCTGCATTTCTGGTCTTGTTTCAGGTCCACATCACCTTGAGTACCCATGAATGTGCAGGCCTTTCAGAACGGGACATAAACCTGGCCAGCTTCATTGAACAAGTAGCAGTGTCCATGGCATAGACCCTGCCTTTCCTCTTGTAATTCCTCGGGGTTCCAGGTGACTGAACTGGAAGGAGACCTTGCTGCAAGTCAGAATTGCCAAGTCAACCCTGCTGCCTCCATCTAGGGGTGAGTCCTTGCTGTGGAAAGAGGTGATGACCATTTCACTGCCAACACCAGGACTGGACACCTTCCCACCCCCACATACTACTCTGCTTATTCTTGGGGCTCTGTTATGTGTACACTCTTTTGAATAAGCTTCTCCCTCTTTGCAACCTCCCAACAACAGTAATTTCTTTCCTGTCTGCACCTTGGTTCCTTTCTAATTCATTTTCCAAGAAGCTGTGGTAGAGAGGGAAACAAAG includes the following:
- the PCBD1 gene encoding pterin-4-alpha-carbinolamine dehydratase codes for the protein MAGKAHRLSAEERDQLLPNLRAVGWNELEGRDAIFKQFNFKDFNRAFGFMTRVALQAEKLDHHPEWFNVYNKVHITLSTHECAGLSERDINLASFIEQVAVSMA